The genomic DNA GGGGTCGATTTTAAAAGAGGGATTAGTGAAATACATGAAGCTCAAGCATTAGTTAAAAAACAACTTTTTTCTATATCTGAGAGACTGTTCCTATTGGCTGATAACAGCAAATTTGGAGAGAAGTCCTTATTCCGCCTGTGTAATCTTCAGGATATTAATTATCTTATTACCGACAATAAAGTGTCCATTAATAAGGTACGGGAACTCAATGATTTAGGTGTTAAAGCATTGATTGCCGATAAAGCATAAACATTTTTAATGGGTTCAGTTTAGTCTTGAAAAAGCAACCAACCCTTGGGAGGCCATTTGAAAAAATTGAGTTTATTTTACATATGGTTTCTTGAGGCAATAAAAAGCTTCCGAATTTGGATATTCACCTAAAATCGGAAGCTTTTTTATAGGATAAAGGGCATTATTTAACCGTAATTTTCATAGGTATCCTTATATTTACAGTTTGTATGCATGTCAGTTTGACTTGAGGTTGATGTTACATCATATCCGTGTCAATGCTTTAATTAACTATTCTTCGCTCTACTTATACCGTTCCTTTGCTTTTTCTATAAGTATTCACTGTCTTGAACATCTATTTGTTTGGTGTGTCCCTCCAACAAAATATATCCTCGTTTTGGCTCTTCTGTTTACAAGCTGAATTTTGTTTCCGTGCATAATTCAATATTCCTAAAGAAAAATGGGCATCAAACCATTGATCTATCAAAACCCAAAACATTGTTCAAACAAAAACCACAAATTCATATTGATAACAACATTAAGTGTTGTTATAATAAGTTTAATCCCAAATTTGACACCGGTTACATAATAGTGAATTAAGTTGGTTTTGTGTTTATCGGTTGGTTTTTTGTTGTGTATCGCGTGAATGATTTTTTGTTTATATAGTGAACTCAAATCATATAATTTTTAACCTATTAATTATCTGAATATTAAAATTATGGTAAATGAGGGAGTGATAATATGGCAACTATTGGTCCGTCAATAATGTGCGCTGATATGGGTAGGCTCCAGGAATCAATCATCCGCCTTCATGATGCCAATGTGGACTTTTTTCATTTTGATATTATGGATGGGAAATTCGTACCGAACTTTACCATGGGCCCTGATATGATTAAAAGTTTGCGCTCACATAGTGGCAAACCGTTTGATATTCATCTGATGATTGAAGAACCTGAAAAATACATTGATCTTTTTGCGGATGCGGGAGCTGATATGATTTCTGTACATGCAGAATCTACAATGCATTTGCAACGAACACTTCAAGCTATTCGTGGCAAGAATATAAAGGTAGGGGTTGCATTGAATCCTGCCACTCCCCTTAGTTACTTAGACTATATTTGGGACACAATTGATTATGTTACGCTAATGACCGTCAACCCAGGATTCGCTGGACAGAAATTTATTCCATTAACTCTTAATAAAATTCAACAATTAAAACAGCAGATTGATGAAAAAAACTTAAATATCACTATTCAAGTTGACGGAAACATTAGTTTTGAAACGATACCGCAAGTCATTGCTAATGGAGCTGACATGCTAGTTTGTGGAACATCTTGTTTGTTTAAAAAAAATCAGACACTGGAAGATGCAACAGCAAAATTAAAAAACTTTATTACTAAAATACCGGAATATTCCCCGGTGAA from Tuberibacillus sp. Marseille-P3662 includes the following:
- the rpe gene encoding ribulose-phosphate 3-epimerase; protein product: MATIGPSIMCADMGRLQESIIRLHDANVDFFHFDIMDGKFVPNFTMGPDMIKSLRSHSGKPFDIHLMIEEPEKYIDLFADAGADMISVHAESTMHLQRTLQAIRGKNIKVGVALNPATPLSYLDYIWDTIDYVTLMTVNPGFAGQKFIPLTLNKIQQLKQQIDEKNLNITIQVDGNISFETIPQVIANGADMLVCGTSCLFKKNQTLEDATAKLKNFITKIPEYSPVNA